The proteins below are encoded in one region of Helianthus annuus cultivar XRQ/B chromosome 2, HanXRQr2.0-SUNRISE, whole genome shotgun sequence:
- the LOC110926423 gene encoding NAC domain-containing protein 46, whose amino-acid sequence MDGGGGSSTVMNDGDDAIIGLPPGFRFHPTDEEIITHYLTPKVVDRRFTASAIGEVDLNKCEPWDLHQRAKMGEKEWYFFCQRDRKYPTGMRTNRATDSGYWKATGKDKEILKKGKGGGKLVGMKKTLVFYKGRAPKGEKTNWVMHEFRLEGDFSYYNMSRASKDEWVVCRVVQKNTEIKRNPGADNRMVRMNSFVDELMDSPQWMPPLLDPQASHFDPERPGSSYIHRDHESSGVKKLKGLVDQENPSFTYFPHDQSQILQSDQDYKNFIDAPYSYNFDTNSFQMSPFVNDNQSNFQSTLANNFSTNFPDLSSWPTRDMDSASKFEGDAKIGVGECKVEPYVTNNTNQSSKISMTSQDTGISNDMTGEISSSSMHDMRIRPCDHPDDQPVPSALSDLDSLLE is encoded by the exons ATGGACGGAGGAGGAGGATCATCGACGGTGATGAACGACGGAGACGATGCGATAATCGGATTGCCGCCTGGATTTAGGTTTCATCCGACGGATGAGGAGATTATTACGCATTATCTCACGCCGAAAGTTGTTGATCGGAGGTTTACTGCTAGTGCTATTGGAGAAGTTGATCTGAATAAGTGTGAACCGTGGGATTTGCATC AGAGAGCAAAGATGGGGGAAAAGGAATGGTACTTCTTTTGTCAAAGAGATCGAAAATATCCGACTGGCATGCGAACGAACCGAGCTACGGATTCCGGCTACTGGAAGGCCACCGGAAAAGATAAAGAGATACTGAAAAAAGGGAAAGGTGGTGGAAAGTTGGTGGGGATGAAGAAGACACTTGTGTTTTACAAAGGAAGAGCTCCCAAAGGAGAGAAAACTAATTGGGTCATGCATGAGTTTAGACTAGAAGGTGACTTCTCATATTACAACATGTCTAGAGCCTCCAAG GATGAATGGGTAGTATGTCGTGTTGTTCAAAAGAACACTGAAATTAAAAGAAACCCTGGTGCGGATAATAGGATGGTGAGAATGAACTCTTTTGTGGATGAGTTGATGGATAGTCCACAATGGATGCCACCATTGTTGGACCCTCAAGCTTCTCATTTTGACCCGGAGAGACCCGGGTCAAGTTATATTCACCGAGATCATGAAAGTTCTGGCGTTAAAAAGTTAAAGGGATTGGTTGATCAAGAAAACCCGTCATTCACCTATTTCCCTCATGACCAGTCTCAAATACTTCAAAGCGACCAAGATTACAAAAACTTCATTGATGCTCCTTATAGTTACAACTTTGACACCAACTCCTTCCAGATGAGTCCATTCGTTAATGACAATCAAAGTAACTTTCAATCGACCCTTGCTAACAATTTTAGTACAAATTTCCCGGATTTATCGTCCTGGCCAACTCGTGACATGGATAGCGCTAGCAAGTTCGAGGGCGATGCTAAGATAGGAGTCGGGGAATGCAAGGTGGAGCCGTATGTTACAAATAACACCAACCAGTCTAGCAAGATTAGTATGACATCACAAGATACAGGAATTAGTAATGACATGACTGGAGAAATATCTTCTTCATCGATGCATGATATGAGGATAAGGCCGTGTGATCATCCAGATGATCAACCGGTCCCATCTGCGCTTTCAGACTTGGATTCTTTGTTGGAATAA